GCGGGCGGAATCGCCGACGGCCGCGGGTTCTTGGCCGCCATGGCCTTAGGGGCGGAGGGCATCTCCGTGGGCACACGCTTTGCATGTACCCCAGAGTCGTCTTCCCACCCCCTTTATAAGGAAGCGGTTGTCGCCGCCGGCGACGCCGGGACCGTGCTCTTTGCAAAGCGCATCGCGCCAGTTCGCGCGATCAAGAACCCCTGGGTCGAGCGGGTCCGCCAGGCCGAGGCTCAGGGGGCGTCGCGAGGGGCGCTGGAGGAGGTCTACGGCCGATCCCATTCGCGCCGGGGCATCCTCGAAGGGGACGTGGACGAGGGCGAGCTGGAGGCCGGTCAGTCGAGCGGATTGATTCGCGACGTGATCCCGGCCGCCCAGGTCGTGCGGCGGTTCGTCGAGGAGTTCGAGCAGGCCCTGTCCCGAGTGCGGAGCGTCGGATCATGAGCGAGCCGAAGATCGTCGAGGAGCAGGTCACCGCGAAGGAAGCCCCCACCGCCGAGAGCGCCCTGACATCCGGAAGGACCCGGTTCGATGTCGCCATGAAGAAGGACAGCGACAGCGCCCGCTGCCTCGACCTGCTGGAGGCCGCCCACCAGTTTCAGCGCGCCATCCAGATCGCCCCCGACGCCCCCGAGGCCTACGGGTGGCTCGCGCAAACCTACCGCATGATGGCCGCCGCCTCGCGCGCCGCCGATTCCGACAGGGCCGATCTGTTCACGAGATTCGCCTGCGCCATCGCGTGGGAAGGAACGATCCGCTCCACGCCCACCTCCGTAACGATCCGCACCAAGCAGGAAGTCCGGACCCTGGTCGCCTGGCTGCGAGCGACGAGGCATCTCTCGCCGGCAGACGCCGAGGCGGAGATGAAGGTGATTCACGGGCTGAGCCTGGAGCAGGCGCTCAGTTACTGATTCGACTCACGAATTCAGGAGCGGGGCTCCGCTGAAGCGACGCGACTGGCAAGGACCGAAAGCATCGCGTCGTGGATCCTTCCATTCGTCGCAACCAGCTTCCGGGCGGTGACCTCGGCAGGGCCGCCCTCGTAATTCGACGTCTTCCCGCCGCCCTCCTCCACGATCAGCATCCCCGCCGCCATGTCCCAAGGTTGGAGACCGCCCTCCCAGAAGCCGTCGCTTCGACCGACCCCGACCTTGGCGATCGCTAGCGCCGCGGAACCCGCACGGCGCACGGCTTGGGCCTTCAACAGGAAGCGGGAGAACGGGCCGATGTTGTTCGATTCGAAATCGCCGCTCAGGTCGTAGGAGAAGCCGGTTCCGAGCATGGCCTTGCTGAGATCGTCGCATTCCGTGACGCGCCGGGGCTTGCCGTTCAGGGTGGTCCCCCCGCTTCGGCGCGCGGCGTAGGTGTCATCAAGGAGCGGGTTGTAGACGACGCCGACTTTCAGATAGCCGGCTTCCTGAAGCGCAATCGAGACGGACCAGACGGGATATTCGTGGGCGTAGTTGGTGGTGCCGTCGAGGGGATCGACGATCCAGAGCCGCTCGGACCCGCGGCGCTCGCCGCCTCCCTCTTCGGCCAGGATGTCGTCTGCGGGAAAGGCTGCGTTCAGCTTGGAGATGATCAGGCGCTCGGAGGCGCGGTCCATCTCGGTGACGAGATTGATGCGGCCCTTGTAGTCGATCACCTGCTCGCGGCCAAAGTTCTCCTTGAGCAGCGCGCCGGCCTCGTGCGCTATGGCCACCGCGGCCGCGAGCTCTCGTTCATAGAAAGGGCCGCTCATGGGTGGGCCGGAGCTCCGGACGGGGACAACTTGCGCTGGCGCAAGTTAACATATAGCTTAAGCACCACCACCGTCAGCGCGCTGTGGTCGGGGGAATATCCGCCACATCGGGGCGCGCGATCGTGATCCCCCTGGCCGAGTACCAAGGGTGGTACTCCACGCGGAACATGCCGTTCGTGACCGCGCGGTCGCCGGCCACCAGGTTCTGGCACTCCTCGATCGAATCCGAATCGAAGATCCAGATGCCGCGCAGGTCGGTCTTGTCCATGAAGGGGCCGGCGATCAGGAGCTTTCCGGCCTCGTACATCCGGGCGCTGTTGGTCATGTGGCTCCGGAACAGCTCGTCGCGCTCGGCGTCCTCCTGGGGTTGGTTCGGCCCGCGGTACAAGAGCGCCAAAATGTAGGTTCGCATCGCCCACGCGGGGGGCGGCTGGCCCTCTTCGGTCGGG
The window above is part of the Candidatus Binatia bacterium genome. Proteins encoded here:
- a CDS encoding nitronate monooxygenase; protein product: MADGRGFLAAMALGAEGISVGTRFACTPESSSHPLYKEAVVAAGDAGTVLFAKRIAPVRAIKNPWVERVRQAEAQGASRGALEEVYGRSHSRRGILEGDVDEGELEAGQSSGLIRDVIPAAQVVRRFVEEFEQALSRVRSVGS
- a CDS encoding inositol monophosphatase family protein, giving the protein MSGPFYERELAAAVAIAHEAGALLKENFGREQVIDYKGRINLVTEMDRASERLIISKLNAAFPADDILAEEGGGERRGSERLWIVDPLDGTTNYAHEYPVWSVSIALQEAGYLKVGVVYNPLLDDTYAARRSGGTTLNGKPRRVTECDDLSKAMLGTGFSYDLSGDFESNNIGPFSRFLLKAQAVRRAGSAALAIAKVGVGRSDGFWEGGLQPWDMAAGMLIVEEGGGKTSNYEGGPAEVTARKLVATNGRIHDAMLSVLASRVASAEPRS
- a CDS encoding YciI family protein, producing the protein MSPTDPLHPGRPTEEGQPPPAWAMRTYILALLYRGPNQPQEDAERDELFRSHMTNSARMYEAGKLLIAGPFMDKTDLRGIWIFDSDSIEECQNLVAGDRAVTNGMFRVEYHPWYSARGITIARPDVADIPPTTAR